Proteins co-encoded in one uncultured Draconibacterium sp. genomic window:
- a CDS encoding TIGR00266 family protein has protein sequence MNSHEVDYKIGGHDVQYVEIELDPNETVIAEAGAMLYMKDGIDFQTKMGDGSEPDKGLFGKLLSAASRKIAGESIFITHFTHRGMGKSHVAFAAPYPGTIVPLELNELGGKVIVQRDAFLCAALGTKISMHFNRKLGAGFFGGEGFILQKLQGDGRAFIHAGGTLIEHELNGETLRVDTGCVVGFQEGIDFNVEQAGGLKSMVFGGEGLFLATLRGTGKVWLQSMPINKLIDQLSPGSSNSNKGGGQSLLNNLLEG, from the coding sequence ATGAATTCACACGAAGTAGATTACAAAATTGGTGGTCACGATGTTCAATACGTTGAAATAGAGTTAGACCCGAATGAAACAGTTATTGCTGAAGCCGGTGCCATGTTATATATGAAAGATGGTATCGATTTTCAGACAAAAATGGGCGATGGCTCGGAACCCGATAAGGGATTGTTTGGGAAATTGTTATCGGCAGCATCGCGAAAAATTGCCGGCGAATCCATTTTTATTACTCATTTTACCCACCGTGGAATGGGAAAGAGCCACGTGGCATTTGCTGCTCCATACCCAGGAACCATTGTTCCGCTTGAACTGAATGAGTTGGGAGGAAAAGTAATTGTGCAACGCGATGCTTTTTTATGTGCCGCTTTAGGAACAAAAATAAGCATGCATTTTAACCGGAAACTTGGTGCCGGATTTTTTGGCGGCGAAGGTTTTATCCTGCAAAAACTTCAGGGAGATGGAAGGGCTTTTATTCATGCCGGAGGAACACTCATAGAACACGAATTAAATGGCGAAACGCTTCGTGTTGATACCGGTTGTGTGGTTGGATTCCAGGAAGGAATTGATTTTAATGTTGAACAAGCCGGTGGTCTTAAATCGATGGTGTTTGGCGGCGAAGGTTTATTTCTGGCAACCTTGCGTGGAACCGGAAAAGTTTGGTTGCAATCAATGCCAATAAATAAATTAATCGATCAGTTGTCGCCGGGTAGTTCTAACAGTAATAAAGGAGGCGGACAAAGTTTGCTGAATAATTTGCTTGAAGGATAG
- a CDS encoding DUF3592 domain-containing protein: MRKRQSPLGSLIMAAVFFVAGLMAYQHLTKPIAEEAEASKEWPTTEGVITFSELNKSRSSNGKDMYFPSIRYRYSVDGKEHNGTSISTVDGSTSAKSSVKKTLREYATGTNVTVYYDPEFPNTAVLEPGTGFLFGLLLKLPLLFCVGAVLMVLNLFKKLLLGR; the protein is encoded by the coding sequence ATGCGAAAAAGACAATCACCATTGGGGAGCTTAATTATGGCTGCGGTATTTTTTGTAGCAGGATTAATGGCTTACCAACATTTAACAAAACCCATTGCCGAAGAGGCTGAAGCATCGAAAGAATGGCCAACGACAGAAGGTGTTATTACTTTTTCGGAGCTAAATAAATCCCGTAGCAGTAATGGGAAAGACATGTACTTCCCGAGTATCCGATACCGTTATTCTGTAGATGGGAAGGAACATAATGGTACCAGTATTAGTACTGTTGATGGTTCAACCAGCGCTAAAAGCAGCGTTAAAAAGACCCTGAGGGAATATGCAACGGGAACAAATGTGACGGTTTATTACGATCCGGAATTTCCGAACACCGCTGTGCTTGAACCGGGAACGGGTTTCCTTTTTGGTTTGTTATTAAAGTTGCCATTGCTGTTCTGTGTAGGGGCTGTATTAATGGTGCTCAATTTATTTAAAAAGCTTCTTCTCGGAAGATAA
- a CDS encoding DUF805 domain-containing protein: MNWYLKVLKQYADFNGRARRQEYWMFILFNIIFSIAAGGLDSILGTWGAIGGIYALAVLLPSLAVGVRRLHDIGKSGWMLLVVLIPVIGAIWLIILFATEGTRGSNEYGADPKN; encoded by the coding sequence ATGAATTGGTATTTAAAAGTATTAAAACAGTATGCCGACTTTAATGGTCGTGCACGGAGACAAGAGTATTGGATGTTTATTCTTTTCAACATTATTTTTTCAATAGCTGCCGGAGGGCTGGATTCAATTCTTGGAACATGGGGTGCTATTGGCGGAATCTATGCACTGGCCGTATTATTACCAAGTTTGGCCGTTGGTGTAAGGCGCTTGCACGACATTGGAAAAAGTGGCTGGATGTTACTGGTTGTTCTTATTCCGGTAATCGGAGCAATATGGCTTATTATATTGTTTGCCACAGAAGGAACACGCGGAAGCAATGAGTATGGAGCTGATCCTAAGAATTAA
- a CDS encoding OmpA family protein, which translates to MKCTTLLITVLTLLVFSTSLNAQVKNVEKEAERQGTKRINRKIDKGIDSGFDAIEDGIGSLFGKKKKKKKGKNQTTQESSNNQSQQLASRSGSSVAGHDPDALYQQYGMYPPDGATDVPLPVTLKWTPMNHADFKAKSYELYLNKEGNYEDGMIGGAIKPQHTCRNLEPNTTYRWRFIGENSDGQYMPGGGGTFTTGNGEASTPKMDVQWSKFDFVPGDEVIFEDGPDIMEENGEFPSRWDLDQGQVEIAQVNGETVMMFLAGGKIMPYLENSEDDYLPDVFTIEFDYYTPKDGNRLLFYLTDIKHQAPSVLQEFDVTPIRVDTPDGNYVEHSGRDYTFCENGCWTHVSLAYTKGKLKVYLDDTRLINIPRYEHNPTGFTIYPYFANASENQAFYVKNVRIAQGGVKYYDRVLNEGKIVCNGIRFDVNKASLKTESMGPINNIYDLMQKQPDLKFSVEGHTDADGDEARNQTLSEQRAKTVMNKLIAMGISADRLRSNGYGESVPVDNNTTAEGKANNRRVEFVKF; encoded by the coding sequence ATGAAATGTACAACTTTACTTATTACCGTACTAACTTTGCTTGTGTTTTCAACATCGCTTAATGCCCAGGTTAAGAACGTTGAAAAGGAAGCTGAACGACAAGGAACCAAACGCATAAACCGTAAAATTGACAAAGGAATTGATTCTGGATTTGATGCCATTGAAGATGGAATCGGCAGTCTCTTTGGTAAAAAGAAAAAGAAAAAGAAAGGAAAAAATCAGACAACGCAGGAGTCTTCAAACAATCAGTCGCAGCAATTAGCCAGTAGAAGTGGCTCATCAGTTGCCGGCCACGATCCCGATGCATTATATCAGCAATACGGAATGTATCCACCCGATGGTGCTACCGATGTACCACTTCCGGTAACTTTAAAATGGACGCCTATGAATCATGCTGATTTTAAGGCAAAAAGTTACGAGCTATATTTAAATAAGGAGGGAAATTATGAAGACGGAATGATCGGAGGCGCTATAAAACCTCAACATACGTGTAGAAATCTGGAACCAAATACAACTTATCGGTGGAGATTCATTGGGGAAAATTCTGATGGGCAATATATGCCAGGTGGCGGCGGAACTTTTACTACGGGCAACGGAGAAGCTTCAACTCCAAAAATGGATGTTCAGTGGAGCAAATTTGATTTTGTACCAGGTGATGAAGTTATTTTTGAAGATGGCCCGGATATTATGGAAGAGAACGGAGAGTTTCCAAGTCGTTGGGATTTAGATCAGGGACAGGTAGAAATTGCCCAGGTAAACGGCGAAACGGTAATGATGTTTCTTGCTGGTGGAAAAATAATGCCCTATCTGGAAAATTCAGAAGATGATTATTTACCCGATGTTTTTACCATTGAATTTGATTATTACACCCCCAAAGATGGAAACCGACTTTTGTTTTATTTAACCGACATAAAACATCAAGCCCCATCAGTATTGCAGGAATTTGATGTTACTCCAATACGGGTTGATACACCCGATGGAAACTATGTAGAGCATTCGGGACGAGATTATACCTTTTGTGAAAATGGTTGCTGGACACATGTATCGCTGGCTTATACAAAAGGAAAATTAAAAGTATATCTTGATGATACGCGTTTAATCAATATTCCACGCTACGAACATAATCCCACTGGTTTTACCATTTATCCGTATTTTGCTAATGCATCTGAAAATCAAGCTTTCTATGTAAAGAATGTACGCATTGCGCAAGGAGGAGTAAAGTACTACGATCGTGTTTTAAACGAAGGGAAAATTGTGTGTAATGGCATTCGTTTCGATGTAAACAAAGCTTCATTAAAAACTGAAAGTATGGGGCCAATCAATAATATTTACGATCTAATGCAAAAGCAGCCTGACCTGAAATTTAGTGTTGAAGGACACACTGACGCAGATGGCGATGAGGCAAGAAATCAAACCTTGTCGGAGCAACGTGCAAAAACGGTGATGAATAAATTAATTGCAATGGGTATTTCAGCCGATCGTTTAAGGAGTAACGGTTATGGCGAAAGTGTTCCGGTTGACAATAACACCACTGCCGAAGGAAAAGCAAATAACCGCCGTGTTGAATTTGTGAAATTTTAG
- a CDS encoding LytTR family DNA-binding domain-containing protein, giving the protein MHSSIDKLVLSTRDSYHLIEVESIIYCKSDNSCTTFYLVGGETIKVSVSMKNVEKKLGDKNFIRPHQSYLVNVRHIKTIQKTGGGDLILDNGESITISIRKKGEIMHFLGNIKRIQV; this is encoded by the coding sequence ATGCACTCTTCAATAGATAAATTAGTTCTGTCAACACGCGATTCCTATCATTTAATAGAAGTGGAGAGTATAATTTATTGCAAAAGCGATAATAGTTGCACTACTTTTTACCTTGTTGGAGGAGAGACGATTAAGGTTTCTGTGTCGATGAAAAATGTCGAGAAGAAACTTGGTGATAAAAACTTTATACGACCACATCAATCGTATTTGGTTAATGTACGGCATATTAAAACAATCCAGAAAACAGGTGGTGGCGACCTTATTCTCGACAATGGAGAAAGCATAACAATTAGTATCCGAAAAAAAGGTGAAATAATGCACTTTCTTGGAAATATTAAACGGATTCAAGTTTGA
- a CDS encoding LytTR family DNA-binding domain-containing protein: MIKAVIIDDEPAMQQLNSQLLKEYFPAIKLAGIADCIEKGTELILKENPDLVLLDIELNDGTGFQMLQKLKPYDFKVVFITGFQSFAIKAIKFSALDYIVKPVNETEFQQAIQRAVKLIEKKENSDAQLNVLMTSLQNENRNKKLVLRTSESLHVVDVADITFCKSDNSYTTFHFCDNEKILVSKSLKDYENMLSDYGFYRAHQSFLVNLNHIKKVDKSDGGFIIMKNKKEVPVSMRQMKKLVSLLSQF, from the coding sequence ATGATTAAAGCTGTAATAATAGACGACGAACCAGCAATGCAACAGCTTAACAGCCAGTTGCTAAAAGAATATTTTCCTGCTATTAAGCTTGCAGGTATTGCTGATTGTATTGAAAAAGGTACAGAGTTAATTCTAAAGGAAAATCCTGATTTAGTATTGCTTGATATAGAGCTAAATGACGGAACGGGTTTTCAAATGCTTCAAAAACTAAAACCTTATGATTTTAAAGTAGTATTTATAACCGGGTTTCAATCATTTGCTATAAAAGCAATTAAATTTAGTGCACTCGACTATATTGTAAAACCGGTTAACGAAACTGAATTTCAGCAAGCAATACAACGTGCCGTGAAATTAATCGAGAAAAAAGAAAACTCAGATGCACAGCTGAATGTTTTAATGACCTCGCTGCAAAACGAAAACAGAAACAAAAAGCTGGTGCTTCGAACTTCCGAATCGCTGCATGTAGTGGATGTGGCAGATATTACTTTTTGCAAAAGCGATAATAGCTATACAACGTTTCATTTTTGTGATAATGAAAAAATTTTGGTCTCGAAAAGCCTTAAGGATTACGAAAATATGTTAAGCGATTATGGTTTTTACAGGGCTCACCAATCATTTCTTGTGAATTTGAATCACATAAAAAAGGTCGATAAAAGTGATGGTGGTTTTATTATCATGAAAAACAAAAAAGAGGTGCCTGTTTCGATGAGGCAAATGAAGAAATTAGTTTCATTGTTGAGCCAGTTTTAA
- a CDS encoding histidine kinase — translation MKTILFFILILFFVNVKYSYCSSSIELSDSLYVLIRTQSDHNQLAETYQLIRKNRIKLGEDYLPLLKEYARKSHRVNYVRGEMQSFDIIGLEYRYREMFDTAYVYHNKSLQLAIQENDSTQLLYNYNNLGQVFRKQDITTLAVDYFYKALEISDAVGNLRSSSYTMNALGTTLILQEDYKKAMSYLRLSIAIAKQRNDNRTLAYNYGSMGEIMMVKNQVDSAMYYFEISRNMLVETGSDSGMGVAEHLIGKAFLAKKDYTNARSQFKKALEYHKKSKDLRYQAYCNSYLGKIENEAGNYTEAKKYFDLAKSQSEQVNSLKNLMEVYDGYVGMYKGLAQWENAYEANEKRHAYADSILNEKSKKTIAALAIGFETKKKEQKIELLSAENQLKNERIRVGIILLSVFFVVIILILYILQIRRKQAVFVQNDLRQQVLRSQMNPHFIFNVLGSIQNYMLANNPKKAAGYLSQFASLTRATLEYSTEDTIALSDEIAMLRNYMELEQMRKPGVFEFIIEQDGKMETDFIHVPPMMIQPFVENAIKHGFRNINYVGKLQLSFVDKMEYVEVVIQDNGVGIENKNEINQQHRSMAMEIFEKRRKLIQHKFNKDFTFDISNLKTLNPETSGVKVTLQIPVLDND, via the coding sequence ATGAAAACTATTTTGTTTTTTATATTAATACTATTTTTTGTAAATGTAAAGTACAGTTATTGTAGTTCTTCAATCGAATTGTCAGATAGTTTATATGTGCTAATTCGCACGCAATCTGATCATAATCAACTGGCAGAAACCTATCAGTTAATTAGAAAGAACCGGATTAAACTGGGGGAGGATTATCTGCCTCTTTTAAAAGAATATGCCCGTAAATCACATCGTGTTAATTATGTAAGAGGCGAAATGCAGAGTTTCGATATTATTGGGCTGGAATATCGTTATCGGGAAATGTTTGATACGGCTTATGTTTACCACAACAAGTCACTGCAACTGGCAATTCAGGAAAATGACAGTACGCAATTATTATACAATTACAATAATCTGGGACAAGTATTCCGAAAGCAGGATATTACAACTCTGGCTGTTGATTATTTTTACAAAGCTCTTGAAATTTCAGATGCTGTTGGCAATTTGCGATCATCGTCTTATACAATGAATGCATTGGGAACCACTCTCATCCTTCAGGAAGACTATAAAAAAGCAATGAGTTACCTGAGGCTGTCTATTGCAATTGCTAAACAACGAAACGATAACCGAACCCTGGCTTATAATTATGGCTCGATGGGCGAAATAATGATGGTAAAAAATCAAGTTGACTCGGCCATGTATTATTTCGAAATTTCGCGCAATATGCTTGTTGAAACAGGTTCCGACAGTGGTATGGGAGTGGCTGAACATCTTATTGGAAAAGCTTTTTTAGCTAAAAAGGACTATACAAATGCGCGTTCTCAGTTTAAGAAAGCATTAGAGTATCATAAAAAAAGTAAGGATTTGCGGTATCAGGCCTATTGTAATTCGTATTTAGGAAAAATAGAAAATGAAGCGGGAAATTATACGGAAGCAAAAAAATATTTCGATTTAGCAAAATCACAATCAGAGCAGGTAAATTCACTCAAAAATCTGATGGAAGTTTATGATGGTTATGTTGGAATGTACAAAGGACTGGCGCAGTGGGAAAATGCTTACGAGGCCAATGAAAAACGCCATGCTTATGCCGATAGTATTTTGAATGAAAAAAGTAAAAAAACGATTGCCGCTCTCGCAATTGGCTTTGAAACCAAGAAGAAGGAACAAAAAATAGAACTTCTTTCGGCCGAAAACCAATTGAAAAACGAGCGAATTCGGGTTGGGATTATTTTACTGAGTGTGTTTTTTGTTGTTATCATATTGATTTTGTATATCTTACAGATCAGGAGAAAACAGGCTGTTTTTGTACAAAACGACTTACGCCAACAAGTACTTCGCTCGCAAATGAACCCGCATTTTATTTTTAATGTTTTGGGATCTATTCAAAATTATATGCTTGCCAATAATCCGAAAAAGGCGGCTGGGTATTTATCTCAATTTGCATCACTAACAAGGGCTACTCTCGAATATTCTACGGAAGATACTATTGCCTTAAGCGATGAAATTGCTATGCTTCGAAATTATATGGAACTGGAGCAAATGCGTAAACCCGGTGTTTTCGAATTTATAATAGAACAGGATGGAAAAATGGAGACTGATTTTATTCATGTGCCTCCAATGATGATTCAACCTTTTGTTGAAAACGCTATTAAACACGGATTTAGAAATATTAATTATGTTGGTAAATTACAACTATCGTTTGTCGATAAAATGGAATATGTTGAGGTTGTAATTCAAGACAATGGTGTTGGAATTGAGAATAAAAATGAAATAAATCAACAACATCGTTCAATGGCGATGGAGATTTTTGAAAAAAGAAGAAAACTTATTCAACATAAATTCAATAAAGACTTTACATTTGATATTTCTAACCTAAAGACTTTAAATCCTGAGACTTCAGGAGTAAAAGTAACACTTCAAATACCGGTACTTGATAATGATTAA
- a CDS encoding FAD-dependent oxidoreductase, with protein MKKTDVLIVGQGLAGTLLAFELHLGGVSVCIVNNPQKSIATRVAAGMVNPLVFKRMTKSWMVDDLLPVMKKRYHELEELLGEHFYFDMPMIKPLSEQETELWQKRQADEKFAPFIKEICETSPVDRVLESHAYGIVKGSGYLKTGLFLDAAKRFFQENEMLIEADFPTSQSSFENHTFQNIQFDKIVFCEGHYLKTHPLFDFVRLQPAKGEVLQIYAPDLSENFIINRRVFVLPVGNHRFKVGSTYEWKDLSDHPTEEGKNSIVDRLKELIHVDFTIEEHWAGVRPTVADRRPVLGKHPKDEHVYVFNGLGTKGVMLAPYFAKQMWHLCRNPKYSVNPEVDLLRFYNSLK; from the coding sequence ATGAAAAAGACAGATGTTTTAATTGTTGGGCAGGGACTGGCAGGTACATTGTTGGCTTTTGAGTTGCATTTGGGAGGAGTGAGTGTTTGTATTGTTAACAATCCGCAGAAAAGTATAGCAACGCGTGTTGCGGCGGGTATGGTAAATCCGCTGGTGTTTAAACGAATGACCAAAAGCTGGATGGTAGATGATTTGCTGCCGGTAATGAAAAAACGTTACCACGAATTGGAAGAACTGTTGGGCGAGCATTTTTATTTCGACATGCCCATGATAAAACCACTCTCGGAGCAGGAAACAGAACTATGGCAAAAACGACAAGCCGACGAAAAGTTTGCGCCGTTTATTAAGGAAATCTGTGAAACGAGTCCGGTTGATCGTGTTTTGGAATCACATGCCTATGGAATTGTAAAAGGATCGGGCTATTTAAAAACCGGTCTTTTTCTGGATGCAGCAAAGCGCTTCTTTCAGGAAAATGAAATGTTGATTGAAGCTGATTTTCCGACAAGCCAAAGCAGTTTCGAAAATCATACTTTTCAGAATATTCAGTTTGATAAAATTGTGTTTTGCGAGGGACATTACCTAAAAACACATCCACTATTTGATTTTGTACGCTTGCAACCGGCAAAAGGGGAGGTGCTACAGATTTATGCGCCCGACCTTTCAGAAAACTTCATTATTAACCGGCGTGTATTTGTGCTACCTGTGGGCAATCATCGTTTTAAAGTTGGTTCAACTTACGAATGGAAAGACCTATCAGATCATCCAACAGAAGAGGGGAAAAACTCAATTGTTGATCGTTTAAAAGAGCTTATTCACGTTGATTTCACAATAGAAGAACACTGGGCTGGCGTACGCCCAACAGTTGCCGATAGGCGGCCTGTTTTAGGAAAACACCCGAAGGATGAGCACGTTTATGTATTTAACGGCCTGGGAACAAAAGGAGTGATGCTGGCTCCTTATTTTGCCAAACAAATGTGGCATTTGTGCAGAAACCCAAAATACAGCGTAAATCCAGAGGTTGATTTGCTTCGTTTTTATAATAGCCTCAAATAG
- a CDS encoding thioredoxin domain-containing protein, with protein sequence MLHTNTLINATSPYLLQHAHNPVNWQAWSEELIAQAKAENKLILVSIGYAACHWCHVMEHESFEDEKVAAVMNENFVCIKVDREERPDVDHYYMSAVQLMGQQGGWPLNVIALPDGRPIWGGTYFPKESWVENLKTIAAFYKGKQDKAEEFAARLQQGIHQVSLMPEVETEVAYSKELLQHGVDGWKKHFDYEEGGRVGAPKFPMPVNLDFLLYYGFMNSDKAVLDFVETTLLKMARGGIYDQVGGGFARYSVDEKWKVPHFEKMLYDNGQLISVYSKAYQYFKNEEFKTVVFETIAFAERELMDESGAFYSSLDADSEGEEGKFYVWRKNELQEVLGEEYDLLADYYNVNGKGFWEHNNHILLRDISNDEFAKKHGLSLHELQVKVGEWKYALMKIRKERVRPGLDDKTLTSWNALMLKGLADAYKAFGNIEFLNLAIKNAGFIEKKLLKENGQLYHSWKNDITSIDGFLEDYALLVDAFLALFEVTGDEKWLALTDKMVEYVFAHFYDKEKQLFYFNRFNTTAVIANHFQKEDNVIPAANSVMANNLHRLYLIHGKPEYLKIAKKMLQYITSHFANYPMAYANWGTLLLKLTAPYFEVAVCGINSRLQFQKLQKGFYPHVLWAFTEKESEVPLLKDRFSHTADLIYVCKNGSCELPVEEVEAAAKKIRIQ encoded by the coding sequence ATGCTACATACAAATACGCTGATAAATGCCACATCGCCATATCTTTTGCAACATGCTCATAATCCTGTAAACTGGCAGGCCTGGAGCGAAGAGCTAATTGCTCAGGCAAAAGCCGAAAACAAACTTATTCTGGTAAGCATTGGTTATGCTGCCTGCCACTGGTGCCATGTAATGGAGCACGAAAGTTTTGAAGATGAAAAAGTGGCTGCCGTAATGAACGAAAACTTCGTTTGTATTAAAGTCGACCGCGAGGAGCGCCCGGATGTGGACCATTATTATATGAGTGCAGTTCAGTTGATGGGGCAGCAGGGCGGATGGCCTTTAAATGTAATTGCTTTGCCCGATGGACGGCCTATTTGGGGCGGGACCTATTTCCCAAAAGAAAGCTGGGTGGAGAACCTGAAAACAATAGCTGCATTTTACAAAGGAAAACAAGATAAGGCGGAAGAATTCGCTGCCCGTTTGCAGCAGGGAATTCATCAGGTTTCGTTAATGCCCGAGGTGGAGACAGAGGTAGCATACAGCAAAGAATTGCTGCAACACGGCGTTGATGGCTGGAAAAAGCATTTTGATTATGAGGAAGGCGGAAGAGTCGGCGCTCCGAAATTCCCGATGCCGGTAAATCTCGACTTTTTGCTTTACTACGGTTTTATGAATTCAGATAAAGCAGTGCTCGATTTTGTTGAAACTACCTTGCTGAAAATGGCTCGCGGGGGTATCTACGATCAGGTGGGTGGTGGTTTTGCACGCTATTCGGTGGATGAGAAGTGGAAAGTACCTCATTTCGAGAAAATGTTGTACGATAACGGGCAGCTCATAAGTGTCTATTCAAAAGCTTATCAGTATTTTAAAAATGAGGAGTTTAAAACGGTAGTTTTTGAAACGATTGCGTTTGCAGAGCGGGAGCTGATGGACGAAAGCGGCGCTTTTTATTCGTCGTTGGATGCCGACAGCGAAGGCGAAGAAGGGAAGTTTTATGTGTGGCGAAAAAATGAACTACAGGAAGTTTTAGGCGAGGAATATGATTTGTTAGCCGACTATTATAATGTAAATGGCAAAGGATTTTGGGAGCACAATAATCACATTTTGTTGCGGGATATTTCCAATGACGAATTTGCAAAAAAGCATGGTTTAAGTTTACATGAACTACAGGTAAAAGTTGGAGAATGGAAATATGCACTGATGAAAATACGGAAGGAGCGTGTGCGTCCCGGCTTGGATGATAAAACACTTACATCGTGGAATGCGCTAATGCTAAAAGGACTGGCAGATGCATACAAAGCTTTTGGCAATATAGAGTTTTTGAATCTCGCGATTAAAAATGCCGGGTTTATCGAAAAAAAGCTGTTAAAGGAAAACGGACAACTTTATCACAGTTGGAAAAATGACATTACCTCTATTGATGGATTTTTGGAGGATTACGCGCTGTTGGTCGATGCTTTTCTTGCGCTGTTCGAAGTTACCGGGGATGAAAAGTGGCTGGCCTTAACGGATAAAATGGTTGAGTATGTTTTTGCCCATTTTTACGACAAAGAAAAGCAGCTTTTTTATTTCAATCGGTTTAATACCACTGCAGTGATCGCCAACCATTTTCAGAAAGAAGATAATGTAATTCCCGCAGCCAATTCGGTAATGGCAAATAACCTGCATCGTTTGTATTTAATACATGGTAAACCCGAATATTTGAAAATTGCAAAGAAGATGTTGCAATACATTACGTCACATTTTGCCAATTATCCGATGGCGTATGCCAACTGGGGAACATTGCTGTTAAAATTAACGGCACCATATTTTGAGGTCGCCGTTTGTGGTATTAACTCACGCTTACAGTTTCAAAAATTACAAAAAGGATTTTATCCGCATGTGCTTTGGGCCTTTACCGAGAAGGAAAGCGAGGTGCCATTGTTGAAAGATCGTTTTAGTCATACTGCCGATTTGATTTATGTATGCAAAAACGGCTCGTGCGAATTACCGGTTGAAGAGGTTGAAGCAGCCGCCAAAAAGATTCGGATACAATGA
- the murB gene encoding UDP-N-acetylmuramate dehydrogenase, whose product MIRFSENHSLKAHNTFGIDAKAKYYFEFTELEDLQVFLNSNKSWKEEKLIVLGEGSNILFMNNFDGLVIHPNVPGMNSVWEDRNHEWFEVGAGEVWDEFVEFAVNQGLGGAENLSLIPGKMGAAPVQNIGAYGQEVCRLVEKVKGFDLEKGCAVEFPATECGFAYRNSVFKNYLRNRFIITSVILRMDKFPEFNLGYGQLEEKVNEKGGASLHNIREAVIEIRSSKLPDVKELGNAGSFFKNPVVDKKLADQLLVTSPDIPVYPGGEGKYKLAAGWLIEQAGWKGKRIGDAGVHEQQALVLVNYGNASGKDIYALSEEICKSVSEKFGVTLEREVNCI is encoded by the coding sequence ATGATCCGCTTTTCTGAAAATCATTCGCTAAAGGCACACAATACATTTGGCATCGACGCCAAAGCAAAATATTATTTCGAATTTACCGAATTGGAAGACCTGCAGGTTTTTCTCAATTCCAATAAAAGCTGGAAAGAAGAGAAACTGATTGTTTTGGGAGAGGGCAGTAATATTTTGTTTATGAATAATTTTGATGGTTTGGTAATTCACCCGAATGTGCCTGGAATGAACTCGGTTTGGGAAGATCGCAACCATGAATGGTTTGAAGTTGGTGCAGGAGAAGTTTGGGACGAATTTGTTGAATTTGCAGTAAATCAGGGATTGGGTGGAGCTGAAAACTTATCGTTGATACCTGGAAAAATGGGCGCTGCACCGGTTCAAAATATTGGCGCTTACGGACAGGAAGTTTGCCGGTTGGTTGAAAAAGTTAAAGGGTTCGATCTGGAAAAAGGCTGTGCTGTGGAGTTTCCGGCTACCGAATGTGGATTTGCCTACCGTAACAGTGTTTTTAAAAATTATCTGAGAAACCGTTTTATTATCACTTCGGTAATTTTGCGAATGGATAAGTTTCCCGAATTTAATTTGGGTTATGGTCAGCTGGAAGAAAAGGTGAATGAAAAAGGGGGCGCAAGTCTTCACAATATTCGTGAGGCAGTAATTGAAATTCGTTCCTCAAAACTGCCTGATGTAAAAGAGTTGGGCAATGCCGGTAGTTTCTTTAAAAATCCGGTTGTCGATAAAAAATTGGCAGATCAGCTGCTGGTTACAAGTCCTGATATCCCTGTTTACCCGGGTGGTGAAGGAAAATACAAATTGGCTGCAGGTTGGCTTATCGAACAGGCAGGTTGGAAAGGTAAACGTATTGGTGATGCGGGAGTACACGAACAACAGGCTTTGGTGTTGGTAAATTATGGCAATGCTTCCGGCAAAGATATTTATGCACTTTCGGAAGAAATTTGTAAATCTGTTTCGGAAAAATTTGGGGTTACGTTGGAGCGTGAAGTAAATTGCATTTAA